In a single window of the Methanolobus psychrophilus R15 genome:
- a CDS encoding plastocyanin/azurin family copper binding protein, with amino-acid sequence MNTKLITFILLSSFLILAGCLDNAYDRDASADDVEPGVTVVYIDNFSFDPDAVTIKEGDTVRWISNDTAALVISGSSFQSPALRRGDTYSVTFNARGTYNYYLLSHPWTGSGMVIVE; translated from the coding sequence ATGAATACAAAATTGATTACATTTATCCTGCTCTCCAGCTTCCTGATTCTTGCGGGCTGCCTGGATAATGCATATGACAGAGATGCTTCTGCAGATGATGTAGAGCCCGGTGTAACGGTAGTGTATATCGATAATTTTTCTTTCGATCCTGATGCAGTCACAATAAAGGAAGGCGATACTGTGAGATGGATAAGTAATGACACTGCCGCATTAGTCATAAGTGGTAGCTCATTCCAGTCGCCTGCCCTGAGAAGGGGAGATACCTATAGTGTCACTTTCAATGCCCGTGGGACCTACAACTATTACCTGCTCTCACATCCCTGGACCGGGAGCGGGATGGTCATCGTGGAATGA
- a CDS encoding DNA ligase I, ATP-dependent Dnl1 has product MTSFREFSQACRMIEATPGSLEMTSQVAELLKRVSPEELPIVTHFVMGEVFPAWSSQEVGVGAGILYAALAKSSGLSVNDIEGLIRDTGDIGETAVKALAKRSKGQATFSSFLEEAPDISIHEVFERFHAISRSSGKGSQTSRIKNLQYLFNCATPDEVGYIARLAVEDLRIGVGEGIVRDAIASAFNVPVATVERAFMLTNDMGLVSVTAREGGAESVEGLGLQLNRPIRMMLAQIAPTIESAIADIGEAAIEWKFDGARVQIHKDGDRVSLYSRKLEDISGSLPDIAASIRKYVHTDSAILDGEAVAMDERGRPRAFQDILRRLRRKHEVDSTAKEIPLSINIFDIMYLNGEGLIDAPLVKRREMLEGCVENGDSIRVDRQVVTSDPEEINIIYTEALRAGHEGIMIKNPQSPYSPGKRGKNWLKKKPVMETLDLAVIGAEWGYGRRTSFMGSYALACHDPKTGRFLPVGKVATGFSDEQLSELTAVFSDLIVMQSGTKIELKPQVIFEVAFEEIQKSTNYESGYALRFPRLVNVRDDKSLEDVETIGRLEEMYRLQRERGINPGNAEVGGK; this is encoded by the coding sequence ATGACAAGTTTCAGGGAATTTTCACAGGCCTGCAGGATGATAGAGGCGACCCCGGGGTCCCTGGAGATGACTTCCCAGGTTGCAGAGCTGCTAAAAAGAGTAAGTCCGGAAGAACTTCCCATTGTCACTCATTTTGTCATGGGTGAAGTATTCCCTGCCTGGAGCTCTCAGGAAGTGGGGGTGGGAGCGGGTATCCTCTATGCTGCTCTTGCAAAGTCTTCCGGGCTCTCCGTGAATGACATAGAAGGTCTCATAAGGGACACAGGCGACATAGGTGAAACTGCTGTAAAGGCACTCGCCAAAAGGTCAAAGGGTCAGGCGACGTTCTCCTCATTCCTGGAGGAAGCGCCTGATATTTCCATACATGAAGTGTTCGAACGTTTCCATGCCATCTCAAGGTCATCAGGCAAAGGTTCCCAGACTTCCAGGATAAAGAATCTTCAGTACCTTTTCAACTGCGCAACCCCTGATGAGGTTGGTTATATAGCCAGACTTGCCGTAGAGGACCTGAGAATAGGTGTCGGTGAGGGAATCGTGCGTGATGCCATAGCATCTGCTTTCAATGTTCCTGTGGCTACTGTAGAGCGGGCTTTCATGCTTACCAATGACATGGGCCTTGTGTCAGTCACTGCAAGGGAAGGTGGAGCAGAGTCAGTGGAAGGACTTGGCCTGCAGTTGAACCGCCCAATAAGAATGATGCTTGCGCAGATAGCTCCCACTATCGAATCAGCTATCGCGGATATTGGCGAGGCAGCTATCGAGTGGAAGTTTGACGGTGCAAGGGTGCAGATCCATAAAGATGGGGACCGGGTGTCATTATACTCCCGCAAGCTTGAGGACATAAGCGGCTCTTTGCCTGATATTGCTGCGTCGATAAGGAAATATGTTCACACGGATTCAGCCATACTTGACGGTGAAGCTGTCGCAATGGATGAGAGGGGTCGCCCAAGAGCTTTCCAGGACATACTGAGGCGCCTGAGGCGTAAGCACGAAGTAGATTCTACTGCTAAGGAAATTCCGCTGTCGATCAATATTTTTGATATAATGTATCTTAATGGAGAGGGCCTTATAGATGCTCCCTTGGTAAAAAGAAGGGAAATGCTTGAGGGCTGCGTTGAGAATGGTGATTCCATCCGTGTGGACCGGCAGGTTGTAACCAGCGACCCCGAAGAGATCAATATCATCTACACAGAGGCTCTCAGGGCAGGTCATGAAGGCATCATGATCAAGAACCCCCAGTCTCCTTATTCACCTGGAAAACGCGGGAAGAACTGGCTTAAAAAGAAGCCTGTCATGGAAACACTCGACCTTGCCGTGATAGGCGCCGAATGGGGCTATGGCAGACGTACCAGTTTCATGGGTTCGTATGCTCTTGCATGCCATGATCCCAAGACAGGACGTTTCCTGCCTGTCGGAAAAGTAGCTACAGGTTTTTCCGACGAGCAGCTATCTGAACTGACAGCAGTCTTCTCGGACCTGATAGTTATGCAATCCGGTACAAAGATAGAGCTCAAACCCCAGGTTATATTCGAGGTTGCATTCGAAGAGATACAGAAGAGCACCAATTATGAGTCCGGCTATGCTCTCAGGTTTCCCCGGCTCGTGAACGTGAGGGATGACAAATCGCTAGAAGATGTTGAGACCATTGGCAGGCTTGAGGAAATGTACCGCCTGCAGAGGGAAAGGGGAATTAACCCCGGTAATGCAGAAGTAGGTGGCAAATGA
- a CDS encoding homoserine dehydrogenase, whose product MKTIRASIIGFGAVGQGVAKVLLGKSDYLRSIGIDMKVVAIADSRASVIDPHGVDLASAISRKKDTGTVGSEAVSGTEIIRTVGHELVIETTPTNIETGGVGLVNMMTAFERGMDVVTSNKGPLALKYGDVMAAAKKSGSNCRFEATVGGAMPVINLACDVLAGNRIISMEGIFNGTCNYILSRMMEEQAPYEQMLAEAQELGIAEKDPSYDVEGIDTASKLVIVANSIFGMNASYKDVTVTGITRITPEALSLANADGFAIKLIGEVNDSRINVAPKLVPLSHPLAVGGTLNVFSVQTDLAGPITITGRGAGSIETASAILSDIIGIYKI is encoded by the coding sequence ATGAAAACGATACGTGCATCAATTATAGGGTTTGGGGCTGTAGGTCAGGGTGTGGCGAAGGTGCTTCTCGGGAAGAGTGACTACCTGCGCAGCATTGGCATAGATATGAAGGTTGTCGCGATAGCGGATTCAAGAGCCTCAGTGATCGATCCCCATGGTGTGGACCTCGCGTCCGCCATTTCCAGGAAAAAGGACACTGGCACCGTGGGAAGTGAAGCCGTTTCGGGTACGGAGATTATCAGGACTGTGGGCCACGAGCTGGTAATAGAGACCACTCCTACTAATATCGAGACCGGAGGCGTGGGCCTTGTCAACATGATGACAGCTTTTGAGAGGGGCATGGACGTGGTGACATCCAACAAAGGCCCTCTTGCACTAAAATACGGAGACGTGATGGCAGCTGCGAAAAAATCCGGCTCTAATTGCAGGTTCGAAGCTACAGTAGGTGGTGCGATGCCAGTCATCAACCTTGCATGTGATGTCCTTGCAGGTAACAGGATCATCAGCATGGAAGGCATTTTCAATGGCACTTGCAACTATATCCTTAGTCGCATGATGGAAGAGCAGGCCCCCTACGAGCAGATGCTTGCAGAAGCTCAGGAACTTGGGATAGCCGAAAAGGATCCCTCCTACGATGTTGAGGGAATCGACACGGCATCCAAGCTTGTAATCGTCGCCAATTCCATTTTCGGCATGAATGCCTCTTATAAGGATGTGACAGTAACAGGCATCACAAGGATAACTCCTGAAGCGCTTTCTCTTGCAAATGCTGATGGTTTTGCCATTAAACTGATAGGTGAGGTGAACGACAGCAGGATCAATGTTGCACCAAAGCTGGTACCTCTGAGCCATCCTCTTGCCGTAGGCGGTACGCTTAATGTTTTCTCGGTACAGACCGACCTCGCAGGCCCAATCACCATCACAGGAAGAGGTGCAGGCTCAATAGAAACAGCCAGTGCCATCCTGAGTGATATTATCGGCATATACAAGATATAA
- a CDS encoding ACT-domain-containing protein putative allosteric regulator of homoserine dehydrogenase yields the protein MDLELKDIPGQLVLALKPVSEFKGNLISVVHHHEKKTPRGKIPVHLVFEIKSDHLDNIISLLEESGISVVSVDEKRYLEHGAVILIGHIVHTDIKDTIDKIDNTGYAEIVDLNLAMPRVNRPSSASLKIDAVSKQHMSAAIELLKSIAREKDLLVIEPIGVN from the coding sequence ATGGACCTTGAACTGAAAGACATCCCGGGGCAGTTAGTCCTTGCACTGAAGCCTGTTTCTGAATTTAAGGGCAATCTGATATCTGTTGTGCACCACCATGAGAAGAAGACACCCCGTGGCAAGATCCCGGTGCATCTGGTGTTTGAGATAAAGTCCGATCATCTTGATAATATCATCTCCCTCCTTGAGGAAAGCGGGATCAGTGTAGTTAGCGTTGATGAGAAGAGGTATCTTGAGCATGGCGCTGTGATACTTATTGGTCATATAGTCCACACTGATATCAAGGATACCATTGACAAGATCGACAATACGGGATATGCTGAGATTGTCGACCTTAACCTGGCAATGCCCCGGGTTAACAGGCCATCATCCGCTTCCCTTAAAATAGATGCTGTGAGCAAGCAGCATATGAGTGCTGCGATAGAACTGCTGAAATCCATTGCCAGGGAGAAAGACCTGCTGGTCATAGAGCCTATAGGTGTTAACTGA
- a CDS encoding small heat shock protein, producing the protein MGNMLKTTLLLATLTGLLVIVGQMVGGTSGMIIAFIFAVIMNFGTYWYSDKIVLKMYRAQEVTAADYPELYGIVQKLTLRANLPMPKVYIVNTSMPNAFATGRNPQHAAVAATTGILGLLNAEELEGVLAHELAHVKNRDTLISAVAATIAGVITMLATWAQWAAIFGGIGGRDNEGSGNIIGFIALAIVAPFAATIIQLAISRSREFAADAEGARISQKPWALANALEKLEYGSTHYRERRGDVHASESTAHMFIVNPLKGSSLMNLFRTHPVTEERIKRLRAM; encoded by the coding sequence ATGGGGAATATGCTTAAGACAACATTACTGCTGGCCACACTGACAGGTCTGCTGGTTATCGTAGGCCAGATGGTTGGCGGGACTTCGGGAATGATAATTGCCTTCATATTTGCAGTTATCATGAACTTCGGTACTTACTGGTACAGCGATAAGATAGTCCTGAAAATGTACCGCGCACAGGAAGTGACAGCTGCAGATTATCCGGAGTTATACGGAATTGTGCAGAAGCTTACACTGCGTGCAAACCTTCCCATGCCTAAGGTTTATATCGTCAATACATCAATGCCTAATGCATTTGCAACCGGAAGGAATCCGCAGCATGCAGCAGTCGCTGCAACCACAGGAATACTCGGCCTGCTGAATGCAGAAGAACTGGAAGGTGTGCTTGCACACGAACTTGCACACGTAAAGAACCGTGACACGTTGATCAGTGCAGTTGCGGCAACTATCGCCGGTGTTATCACAATGCTAGCCACATGGGCCCAGTGGGCAGCCATTTTCGGGGGCATCGGAGGAAGGGATAACGAAGGAAGCGGAAATATCATAGGGTTTATCGCGCTCGCAATAGTAGCACCCTTTGCAGCCACAATAATCCAGTTAGCCATCTCAAGGTCCAGGGAATTTGCTGCCGATGCCGAGGGAGCACGCATCTCGCAGAAGCCATGGGCACTTGCAAATGCACTGGAGAAACTCGAATATGGGTCTACTCATTACAGAGAACGAAGAGGGGATGTGCATGCATCAGAAAGCACAGCACACATGTTCATAGTGAACCCCTTGAAGGGAAGCTCCCTCATGAACCTGTTCAGGACACACCCTGTGACAGAGGAGCGCATTAAGCGCCTCCGTGCAATGTGA
- a CDS encoding sensory transduction histidine kinase, whose protein sequence is MSIQASIEKEITGIQRVTILYLLLASAWVIFSDTFLGWFVSDMVLYSRLQTYKGWGFVIVTGSLLYFYLKPRTESLLTSQKVLLKTKEELRESEEKYRSLINGMTDKVWVIDFDGNIIDVNDSVVNALGYSREELLNMRPEDIDATLSPEEVSGLVGRMRTDLSQVFETTHVAKDGKTIPVEIKSSLVVYNGKQVVLSISRDITERKLAEEKAQYLLDLLKRTGEMAKVGGWEFDAEILEGTWTEEVARIHDMDPLDPTNVEKGIGFYTGASKQKITEATNAAINNAMPYDLELEMVTAKGNTKWVRTIGKPVIENCKVKKIIGSFQDITEYKQAEERENHLKKVLLGIRNVNQLITKENDPAQLIEKACQNLTETLGYYNAWIAVFDHDGAVISTAFSGCDDNLEAFSKQLEQGIFPVCMKNALGTRQITIISNTDESCSACPLAHEYSERAVMCYCLQYNNTLYGTLTVSVPLEYASLEEEQHLFREVADDLGFAFYKFEIEDKRRKVEEELKRRLDYELATVECMHLLLEPEDMDAILPGILVKLHHAVDNSRSYIFQNETDSELGLCMSQIYEVVGDGVTEQIDNPVLKRLPYSEGSSTLLATLQSEQYYAHLVEELNEPDRTILAEQGILSVLILPIFSGTEFWGFIGFDDCVNAREWHDDDIKLLRVVADGIGEAIHRKNAEEALKESEERFKSLHNASFGGIAIHDKGVILDCNLGLSEISGYTVEELIGVDGLLLIAEDYRDTVMKNILSGFEEPYEVMGLHKDGTEYPARLEAKNIPYKGKQVRVVEFRDITEQKNAEGSLRESEAKLNAMITNIADIIAIVDKDGINNFKSPNIERWFGWRPEEIIGVPAWKNIHPDDYVSTQKVFSTILEKPGAISTGESRYLCKNGSYKWIEFTGINLLHDPAIKGVLLNYRDITDRKKAEHSLIEAKMMAEENNRIKSEFLANMSHELRTPLTAVIGFSDILSTQKFGELNDKQVQFVDHILKSGKHLLEVINDVLDLSKVEAGKMELDCENFSVSKLLGEVQRSLYPLSLRKSIEIDIMDDVQDPGIFADKLKLKQIMYNLLSNAIKFTPDNGKVSVVARRADNILEVSVSDTGIGIPVQRLEEIFDPFMQVDASNKRRYGGTGLGLALAKRFVEMHDGKIWVESEEGKGSTFTFIIVDQGHDE, encoded by the coding sequence ATGAGCATCCAGGCCAGTATCGAAAAAGAAATAACAGGGATACAGAGAGTTACTATTCTGTATCTTCTTCTGGCCAGTGCCTGGGTCATATTCTCAGACACTTTTCTGGGATGGTTTGTCTCAGATATGGTCTTGTACTCCAGGCTTCAGACCTATAAAGGATGGGGCTTTGTCATTGTCACTGGCTCACTATTGTACTTCTATCTGAAACCACGGACAGAGTCACTCCTTACATCACAGAAAGTTCTTTTAAAGACCAAGGAAGAATTGCGTGAAAGCGAAGAGAAGTATAGGTCATTGATCAACGGGATGACTGACAAGGTATGGGTCATTGACTTTGATGGGAATATAATCGATGTAAATGATTCTGTCGTTAATGCTTTGGGCTATTCCAGGGAAGAACTGCTTAACATGAGGCCTGAAGACATTGATGCCACATTAAGCCCGGAAGAGGTGAGTGGTCTGGTTGGTCGAATGAGGACCGACCTGAGCCAGGTATTTGAAACTACTCACGTTGCTAAAGATGGAAAGACAATACCTGTGGAGATAAAATCCAGCCTGGTGGTCTATAATGGAAAGCAAGTGGTCCTTAGTATCTCCAGAGATATCACAGAACGCAAGCTGGCAGAAGAAAAAGCTCAGTACTTGCTGGATTTGCTCAAACGCACCGGAGAAATGGCCAAAGTTGGAGGTTGGGAGTTCGATGCAGAAATCTTAGAGGGCACCTGGACAGAAGAAGTTGCCCGCATCCACGATATGGATCCTCTCGATCCAACTAACGTGGAAAAAGGTATCGGTTTCTATACAGGGGCATCGAAGCAGAAAATCACCGAGGCTACAAATGCGGCTATAAACAATGCCATGCCCTATGACCTTGAACTGGAAATGGTAACTGCAAAAGGCAATACTAAGTGGGTCCGTACAATAGGAAAACCTGTCATTGAGAATTGTAAGGTCAAAAAGATCATAGGCTCGTTCCAAGACATCACCGAATATAAGCAGGCCGAAGAACGTGAAAACCATCTGAAAAAAGTCCTCCTGGGAATCAGAAATGTGAACCAGCTCATCACCAAGGAGAATGATCCTGCACAACTTATTGAAAAAGCCTGCCAGAACCTGACCGAGACTCTGGGATATTATAATGCATGGATTGCTGTATTTGATCATGATGGAGCTGTAATATCAACAGCCTTTTCGGGTTGTGATGATAATTTAGAAGCATTTAGCAAACAGCTGGAGCAGGGTATATTCCCTGTATGTATGAAGAATGCTCTTGGGACCAGACAGATCACAATCATAAGCAACACTGATGAAAGTTGTTCAGCTTGTCCTTTAGCGCATGAATATTCAGAACGTGCCGTTATGTGTTATTGTCTGCAGTACAATAATACTTTATATGGCACCCTGACAGTGTCGGTTCCCTTGGAATATGCCAGTCTTGAGGAAGAACAGCATCTTTTCCGGGAAGTGGCAGATGATCTGGGATTTGCATTCTACAAGTTCGAGATCGAAGATAAACGGAGAAAGGTCGAAGAAGAGCTAAAAAGAAGGCTTGACTACGAGCTTGCAACAGTGGAATGTATGCATCTCCTGCTTGAGCCGGAAGACATGGATGCAATATTACCCGGGATACTGGTGAAGCTCCACCATGCTGTTGATAATAGCAGGTCCTATATCTTCCAGAATGAGACGGATTCAGAGCTTGGTCTTTGCATGTCCCAGATATACGAGGTTGTTGGCGATGGTGTCACTGAGCAAATTGATAATCCTGTCCTCAAACGTCTGCCATATAGTGAAGGATCCTCGACGCTTCTTGCAACATTGCAGTCAGAGCAATATTATGCACATTTAGTGGAGGAACTGAATGAACCTGACAGGACGATCCTTGCAGAACAGGGCATTCTTTCAGTCCTGATTCTGCCGATATTCTCCGGGACGGAGTTTTGGGGATTCATCGGATTTGACGATTGTGTGAACGCACGGGAATGGCACGATGACGATATCAAACTTCTCCGGGTCGTGGCTGACGGTATCGGTGAAGCTATCCATCGTAAGAACGCGGAAGAGGCACTTAAAGAGAGTGAAGAGCGATTCAAGTCACTCCATAATGCATCCTTTGGAGGTATCGCCATCCATGATAAAGGTGTCATTCTGGACTGCAACCTGGGCCTTTCGGAAATCTCGGGCTATACCGTTGAGGAACTTATCGGAGTGGATGGATTGCTGCTTATAGCAGAAGATTACCGCGATACTGTAATGAAGAATATCCTCTCGGGTTTTGAGGAACCCTATGAAGTAATGGGACTTCACAAAGACGGCACTGAGTACCCGGCCAGGCTGGAAGCAAAGAATATCCCTTACAAGGGGAAGCAGGTCCGTGTAGTAGAATTCAGGGACATAACAGAACAGAAGAACGCAGAGGGATCATTAAGGGAAAGCGAAGCCAAACTGAATGCCATGATCACAAACATTGCCGATATTATCGCTATCGTAGACAAAGATGGGATAAATAACTTCAAAAGCCCGAATATTGAACGGTGGTTTGGCTGGAGACCGGAGGAGATCATTGGAGTCCCTGCATGGAAGAACATTCATCCGGATGACTATGTAAGCACGCAGAAAGTCTTTTCGACGATTCTGGAGAAACCAGGAGCTATATCAACCGGGGAATCCAGGTATCTTTGCAAGAATGGCAGTTATAAATGGATTGAGTTCACAGGTATCAATCTATTGCATGACCCTGCTATAAAGGGGGTCTTGTTGAACTATCGTGACATCACTGATCGTAAAAAAGCCGAGCATTCCCTGATAGAAGCCAAAATGATGGCAGAAGAGAACAACCGTATCAAATCGGAGTTCCTGGCCAATATGAGCCATGAACTACGCACTCCTCTTACGGCTGTAATTGGTTTTTCAGATATTCTGAGCACGCAGAAGTTTGGTGAATTGAACGATAAGCAAGTCCAATTCGTTGACCATATCCTGAAAAGCGGCAAACATCTCCTTGAAGTGATAAATGACGTTTTGGACCTGTCAAAGGTCGAAGCAGGTAAAATGGAACTAGACTGCGAAAACTTCTCGGTTTCAAAGTTGCTTGGAGAGGTCCAAAGATCTCTGTATCCCCTGTCATTACGAAAGAGTATTGAGATAGATATAATGGATGATGTTCAGGACCCGGGTATATTTGCTGACAAATTAAAGCTCAAGCAGATCATGTATAATCTGCTGAGTAATGCTATCAAGTTTACTCCGGACAATGGTAAGGTCTCAGTCGTTGCCAGGCGGGCCGATAACATTCTCGAGGTATCCGTTTCAGATACCGGAATCGGCATTCCCGTACAACGGCTGGAGGAGATATTCGATCCTTTCATGCAGGTAGATGCATCGAACAAAAGAAGATATGGGGGTACAGGTCTGGGACTTGCACTTGCCAAGCGATTTGTTGAGATGCACGATGGAAAGATATGGGTGGAAAGTGAGGAAGGAAAAGGAAGCACTTTTACATTTATCATTGTGGATCAGGGCCATGATGAGTGA
- a CDS encoding 3-phosphoshikimate 1-carboxyvinyltransferase: protein MKVSAGISKINGEVFAPSSKSYTHRAITIASLSQECIVNRPLLSADTLATVRACEAFGARIDRQDDRLVVHGFGGKPNLPDNVIDVANSGTTLRFMTAISALLKGTTVLTGDSSIRTRPNKPLLEVLNDLGVEAFSTRDNGCAPIVVKGRLNGGTATIDGSISSQFISALLIACPLTANDTVISIKGNLKSRPYVDVTIELLRQASVEIIVEENGNISFIIPAGQKYNLREYTVPGDFSSASYLLAAAAITRSSVVVKNLFPSKQGDVEIIDVLRRMGADISWNMEEGIVSVAGDRKLKGTTFDAGATPDLVPTIAVLAACAEGVTVIGNAEHVRYKETDRLHAMAIELTKMGINIKEERDSLTITGGELHGADVHGWHDHRIVMSLTIAGMVAGNTTVDTVESIDISYPEFFEDMKSLGADLKVS from the coding sequence ATGAAAGTATCTGCCGGCATCTCCAAAATCAATGGTGAAGTATTTGCACCGTCTTCAAAAAGCTATACACACAGGGCCATCACTATTGCCTCGCTCTCGCAGGAGTGTATTGTCAACAGGCCACTCCTGTCAGCCGATACCCTGGCAACAGTAAGAGCCTGCGAAGCCTTCGGTGCACGTATTGACAGGCAGGATGACAGGCTGGTAGTCCACGGATTCGGGGGAAAGCCAAATTTGCCGGATAATGTTATCGATGTTGCGAATTCCGGCACTACTTTGAGATTCATGACAGCCATTTCTGCCCTGCTGAAAGGCACGACTGTACTGACAGGGGACAGCTCCATCAGGACGCGTCCCAACAAACCCCTCCTTGAAGTTCTGAATGATCTGGGAGTAGAGGCATTTTCCACCCGTGACAACGGATGTGCGCCAATCGTTGTAAAAGGCAGGCTCAACGGCGGCACTGCTACGATAGATGGCTCCATAAGTTCCCAGTTCATCTCTGCTTTGCTCATAGCCTGTCCTCTCACAGCCAACGATACTGTAATTTCCATAAAAGGCAATCTTAAGTCCAGACCATACGTGGATGTCACGATCGAACTTCTAAGACAGGCGAGTGTGGAAATAATCGTGGAAGAGAACGGCAATATTAGTTTCATCATCCCTGCAGGCCAGAAGTATAATCTCAGGGAGTATACGGTTCCAGGCGATTTCTCATCAGCTTCCTATCTGCTCGCGGCTGCAGCCATCACAAGGTCCTCTGTCGTTGTCAAGAACCTTTTCCCCTCAAAGCAGGGCGACGTTGAGATCATCGATGTGCTCAGGCGCATGGGAGCTGACATATCATGGAACATGGAAGAAGGCATCGTGAGCGTGGCAGGGGACAGGAAACTCAAAGGCACTACATTCGATGCCGGGGCCACCCCTGACCTGGTGCCCACTATTGCGGTGCTGGCAGCATGCGCAGAGGGTGTCACGGTGATAGGAAATGCCGAACATGTCCGCTACAAGGAGACCGACAGGCTACATGCGATGGCAATAGAACTCACAAAAATGGGAATCAATATCAAAGAAGAAAGGGACAGCCTTACAATAACCGGAGGGGAACTGCACGGTGCCGATGTACACGGCTGGCATGATCACAGGATAGTGATGTCACTTACAATTGCCGGCATGGTGGCAGGGAACACTACGGTCGATACGGTCGAGTCTATTGATATATCCTA